From the genome of Amycolatopsis camponoti:
CGGCGACGACCGGCCCTTCGAGCCGGGACGCCAGGTCGTGCCAGCCGATGGGCCGCGGCGGGTGGTCCGGGCTGTCGTGGCGGTCGCCCTCCAGCGCGGTGAAGTCGACGCCGCCGACGAACGCGACCGCGTCGTCGACGATCACGAGCTTCTCGTGGTGGCAGTGCATGGTCCGCTCGCGGGAGTCAAGCACACAGCGCACGGCCGAGCCGTCGGTGAACTTCAGCTGCTCGCGCTGGGCGAGGCCGCGCGTCGGCTGGAACGCAGGCACCGGCGGCCCGGCCCACATCAGCACCCGGACCTCGACGCCGCGCTCGGCGGTCTCGGCCAGCAGCTCCCGCAGGGTGAGGGCGCCGGGCTCGCGCGTCAGCCGGAAGTCGGCGCTCGCGTGCCAGTTGGCGATGTGCACATGGGACTTGGCGTTCCGGATGGCGTCTTCGATCGCCGGCAGCGTCTCCTCGCCGTCGATCAGCACCTCGACGCGGTTGCCGTCGCGGACGGGCGCCCGGCCGCCGAAGCGGTCACCACCCGGCTCGAGCACGTCGCCCCAGCCCAGCGACCGGAGTCTTCGCTGGTGGTGAGCGCACAGGACGTGCTCGAGCCCGTCACCGAGCCGTTCGTCCACCTTGTCCAGGAAAGCGTGGAAAGACTTCACGCGTCCTATGGCACTACAGATCGGCCCGGTCCGCCGATCAGCGGCTGCCGCGAAGGGTGGCGCGGCCGGCGTAGCGCGCTTCGGCGCCCAGCTCCTCCTCGATGCGGATGAGCTGGTTGTACTTGGCCGTGCGGTCGGAGCGGGACAGCGAACCCGTCTTGATCTGGCCGCAGCCGGTGGCGACGGCGAGGTCGGCGATCGTGGTGTCCTCGGTCTCGCCGGAGCGGTGCGACATGACGGCCGAGTAGCCCGCCTTGTGCGCGGTGTCGACGGTCAGCAGCGTCTCGGTGAGCGTGCCGATCTGGTTGACCTTGATCAGGATCGAGTTCCCGATGCCGCGGTCGATCCCGTCCTGCAGCAGCTTGACGTTGGTGCAGAAGACGTCGTCGCCGACGAGCTGCACGCGGTCGCCGATGCCGTCGGTGAGCTGCTTCCAGCCGTCGTAGTCGTCCTGCGCGAGGCCGTCCTCGATGGAGACGATCGGGAAGCGCGTGGTCAGGTCGGCGAGGTAGGCGACGTGCTCCTCGACGCTGCGCTTGCGGCCCTCGCCGCGGTAGTCGTAGACGCCGTTGTCGTAGAACTCCGACGCGGCCGGGTCGAGCAGCAGCGCGATGTCCTCGCCCGGGGTGTAGCCGCTCTCCTCGATCGCGCGCACGACGAACTCGAGCGCTTCGTCGGCGGAGGCGAGGTTGGGCGCGAAGCCGCCTTCGTCGCCGACGTTGGTCCCGTGCCCGGCCTTCTTCAGCGACGCGCGCAGGGTGTGGAAGACCTCCGAGCCCATCCGGACGGCCTCGGCGAAGGTCTCGGCGCCGACCGGGCCGATCATGAACTCCTGGAAGTCGATCGGGTTGTCGGCGTGCGCGCCGCCGTTGACGATGTTCATCATCGGCATCGGCAGCTGGTGGGCGAAGACGCCGCCGACGTAGCGGTACAGCGGCAGCGTGTTCGCCGCCGCGGCGGCCTTCGCGACGGCCAGGGAGATCCCGAGCGTGGCGTTGGCGCCGACGCGGGCCTTGTTCGGCGTTCCGTCCGCGGCGATCAGGGCGGCGTCGACCTCGGACTGCGCTTCGGCGTTCAGCCCGATGACGGCGTCGGCGAGTTCGGTGTTGACCGCGGTGACGGCCTTGCGGACGCCCTTGCCGTGGTAGCGCGCCTGGTCGCCGTCACGGAGTTCGACCGCCTCGCGCGTGCCGGTGGAGGCGCCCGACGGGACGGCGGCCCGGCCCAGCGAGCCGTCCGCCAGCACGACGTCGACCTCGACGGTCGGGTTGCCCCGGCTGTCGAGGACCTCACGACCATGAACACGGGCGATTGCCGTCATTTCAGCTCCTCGAAGAAGTTTCCCCAGGGGCGCCGGCGGCGCTGCCGTGCGCGGGTCCGCGACGCAGGCTAGCAGAGAGCTTCTGAATCGATAAGGGCCAATTCACGTGCGCGCATCGCGTGCTTGGCGGGGCATCACGGGTGACTGGACGGGCATCACGTGTGCTTGGCGGGGCATCACGCCGGGACTCAGTCGTCGGCGGTCTGGCTGCGCTGGTGCTCGGTGATGTCGGTCAGCGTGCGCTTGAACCGCTCGTAGGTCTCCTGGCCCAGGCGGTCCGCGTGGCGGCGCTGGATGGCGGCCATGATCGCGTCCGCCGCGCTCATCTGGGCGAGGCCGCGCGCGGTGGGGCAGATCAGCTTCGCGCGGCGGTCACTCGGGTCCGGCCGCCGCTCGACGTAGCCCAGTGCCTCCAGCTCGTCGATCAGCGTCCCGATGATCTGCTTGTACTGCCCCGAAAGCCGGGACAGCTCGGTCGCCCGGACACCGCCGGGGTCCAGGTAGGCGAGCACGGCGCCGTGCCGGTGCTTCAGGTCGTCGAACCCTTGGGAAGCCAGCGTCGTGAACAGTTCCCGCTGCACCGCGAACAGGAGGCGTCCCGAAAGGACACCCAGGTCGGGGTCCGTCGCGTTGCGTTCCGCGCGGGTGACCATCGGCTGTCCTCCTCACCGTCGGCCCCCACCTTAACGATCGTCAGGAGCCGAGCGTGGGAAGGAAGGCCGGGGCCCGGCGCGCCGGGGCGGCCCGCTCGAACGCCGCCGCGAAGGCGAGGACCCGGGCGTCGGACCAGCGGCCCGCGAAGAACGACACGCCGATCGGCAGCGGGCCCGCGAACCCGGCCGGGACCGACACGTTCGGGTAGCCCGCGACGGCCGCCGGCGTCGACGAGCCGAGGACGAACGCGTCGCCCGCGGCGTAGTCCGTCTTCCACGCCGGGCTGTTGGTCGGCGCGACGATCGCGTCCAGGTGCAGGCGCGCGAGCGTCTCGTCGATCGACCGCTGCGCCAGCGACGTGGCCGTCGCGCGCTGCTGCCGGTACGTCGGGTCGGTCGGGGCCGGCGCGGCCGCCGCCTGCTCGAACAGCTCCTGGCCGAACTTCGACAGCTCCACCGGGTCGCGCCGGTTGAACG
Proteins encoded in this window:
- the eno gene encoding phosphopyruvate hydratase, giving the protein MTAIARVHGREVLDSRGNPTVEVDVVLADGSLGRAAVPSGASTGTREAVELRDGDQARYHGKGVRKAVTAVNTELADAVIGLNAEAQSEVDAALIAADGTPNKARVGANATLGISLAVAKAAAAANTLPLYRYVGGVFAHQLPMPMMNIVNGGAHADNPIDFQEFMIGPVGAETFAEAVRMGSEVFHTLRASLKKAGHGTNVGDEGGFAPNLASADEALEFVVRAIEESGYTPGEDIALLLDPAASEFYDNGVYDYRGEGRKRSVEEHVAYLADLTTRFPIVSIEDGLAQDDYDGWKQLTDGIGDRVQLVGDDVFCTNVKLLQDGIDRGIGNSILIKVNQIGTLTETLLTVDTAHKAGYSAVMSHRSGETEDTTIADLAVATGCGQIKTGSLSRSDRTAKYNQLIRIEEELGAEARYAGRATLRGSR
- a CDS encoding MarR family winged helix-turn-helix transcriptional regulator — translated: MVTRAERNATDPDLGVLSGRLLFAVQRELFTTLASQGFDDLKHRHGAVLAYLDPGGVRATELSRLSGQYKQIIGTLIDELEALGYVERRPDPSDRRAKLICPTARGLAQMSAADAIMAAIQRRHADRLGQETYERFKRTLTDITEHQRSQTADD